One part of the uncultured Celeribacter sp. genome encodes these proteins:
- a CDS encoding aldose epimerase family protein yields the protein MIRRFGQLQDGRPVEAITLQAGSLSATILNYGAILNDVRLAGVPYGLTLGSPDLAAYDHGPMDYFGALVGPVANRISGASAELDGERFQFEANEGPNTLHGGPKALHNALWQLAEHSESAVTLEVQLPDGAGGFPGNRHLRARYSIEAPARLRMDLWAKTDRATFLNLANHSYWNLDGTKTTEGHWLQVRADRYTTVDDHLIPTGVADVTGTAFDLRGGRVLRPSDSQRYDTNFCLSDGPAALRHVATLTGTSGISLRLSTTEAGLQVFDAAPIGSAPFISHRGFVETGFCGIALEAQNWPDAPNRPEFPSSVLRPETLYHQTTQWQFSKPGDVMS from the coding sequence ATGATACGGCGCTTTGGCCAGTTGCAGGACGGTCGCCCCGTCGAGGCGATCACCTTGCAGGCCGGATCGCTCAGCGCGACCATTCTGAACTATGGCGCGATCCTGAATGATGTGCGACTGGCGGGCGTGCCCTATGGGCTAACGCTCGGCAGCCCCGATCTTGCGGCCTATGACCACGGGCCGATGGACTATTTCGGAGCGCTTGTTGGCCCCGTCGCCAACCGGATATCCGGTGCCTCCGCAGAGCTTGATGGGGAACGCTTTCAATTTGAGGCCAACGAAGGGCCCAACACGCTGCATGGTGGTCCAAAAGCGCTGCACAATGCGCTCTGGCAGCTCGCCGAACACAGCGAGTCCGCCGTCACGCTGGAGGTGCAGTTGCCCGATGGGGCTGGCGGCTTTCCCGGCAATCGCCACCTGCGCGCCCGCTACAGCATCGAGGCGCCCGCGCGCCTGCGGATGGATCTCTGGGCCAAAACGGATCGCGCCACCTTTCTCAACCTTGCCAATCACTCCTATTGGAACCTCGATGGCACCAAAACCACAGAGGGGCACTGGTTGCAGGTGCGTGCGGATCGCTACACGACCGTGGATGACCATTTGATCCCGACCGGTGTCGCCGATGTCACAGGCACAGCCTTTGACCTGCGAGGGGGCCGGGTGCTGCGCCCCTCCGACAGCCAGCGCTATGACACGAATTTCTGCCTGTCCGACGGTCCGGCGGCCTTGCGTCATGTGGCCACGCTCACGGGCACAAGTGGCATCAGCCTGCGCCTATCCACCACCGAAGCGGGCCTGCAGGTATTTGACGCTGCCCCCATCGGCAGCGCGCCTTTCATCAGCCATCGCGGATTTGTCGAAACCGGGTTTTGCGGCATCGCCCTGGAAGCCCAAAACTGGCCAGATGCGCCGAACCGACCGGAGTTTCCGTCATCTGTCCTGCGCCCGGAAACGCTTTACCATCAAACGACCCAGTGGCAGTTTTCCAAACCCGGCGACGTGATGTCGTGA
- a CDS encoding 2-dehydro-3-deoxygalactonokinase — translation MSTSQLTAPDRIAADWIAVDWRAHGLTIWAMDEAGQPLADATAAAPQDRAGYDQALADLTRGMGLPSGLPVVAAGPFARDPRAVPCKAMPDRLSAEAEVLFPALTQETPRHLTLGADAVIAGYITDNPGFDGVLCLPGPRITTWAHISAEEVVSFRSVATGTVMAGLSEQPDCADLLTGEALDTGAFADALSDAMSRPENFTYRLASLQAEARLRGTDTAKARAVTLGFLIGFELAATRPYWLGQAIALIGDPEHSAPYALALDAQFAPFSRVSRAEMLQAGLRAAYKKAFG, via the coding sequence ATGAGCACCTCGCAGCTGACCGCCCCAGACAGGATCGCAGCAGACTGGATCGCCGTTGACTGGCGTGCCCATGGCCTGACGATCTGGGCCATGGATGAGGCCGGGCAGCCTCTGGCTGATGCGACCGCCGCCGCACCGCAAGATCGTGCAGGCTACGATCAGGCGCTGGCAGATTTGACCCGTGGCATGGGGCTGCCGTCCGGTTTGCCCGTCGTGGCCGCAGGCCCGTTTGCTCGGGATCCGCGCGCGGTGCCCTGCAAGGCCATGCCCGACCGCCTGTCCGCCGAGGCGGAGGTTCTCTTTCCCGCGCTCACTCAGGAAACGCCCCGCCATCTGACGCTAGGCGCAGATGCCGTGATCGCGGGCTATATCACGGACAACCCCGGCTTTGACGGCGTCTTGTGTCTGCCGGGACCGCGCATCACCACATGGGCACATATTTCGGCGGAAGAGGTCGTGTCCTTCCGCTCTGTCGCCACCGGCACAGTCATGGCCGGCCTGTCCGAACAACCCGATTGCGCGGATCTTCTGACCGGCGAAGCTCTGGACACAGGCGCCTTCGCCGATGCCCTCTCTGACGCCATGTCCCGGCCAGAAAACTTCACCTACCGTCTGGCCTCTCTGCAGGCAGAGGCGCGCTTGCGCGGGACCGACACGGCCAAAGCCCGCGCGGTCACGCTGGGCTTTCTGATCGGCTTTGAACTGGCCGCAACCCGCCCCTATTGGCTGGGGCAGGCCATCGCTCTGATCGGTGACCCGGAACATAGCGCGCCCTATGCCCTGGCGCTTGATGCGCAATTCGCACCCTTCAGTCGCGTCAGCCGCGCCGAAATGCTGCAGGCCGGACTGCGCGCAGCTTATAAAAAGGCTTTCGGATGA
- a CDS encoding heavy-metal-associated domain-containing protein codes for MSVFSVPDMSCDHCKASITEALEAVDDTVEIDADMEAREIDVFSDAGDEAILKALKDAGYPATLKS; via the coding sequence ATGTCCGTCTTTTCCGTTCCCGATATGAGCTGCGACCATTGCAAAGCCAGCATCACAGAAGCGCTTGAAGCGGTCGACGATACGGTCGAAATCGACGCCGACATGGAGGCACGTGAAATCGATGTGTTCTCTGACGCTGGTGACGAAGCCATTCTCAAAGCCTTGAAGGACGCAGGCTATCCCGCCACGCTGAAAAGCTGA
- a CDS encoding heavy metal translocating P-type ATPase, with the protein MHSTRLSVEGMTCASCVGRVERALRNTEGVREANVNLATETADVTVDDAVALGTLVEALDKAGYPAREETLVFDVQGMTCASCVGRVERALAEAEGVTSASVNLAAETAQVQFLSGQQNAATLGKLIAKAGYQAHARVDDDAPVENRKADEARVLSRRLLWAVLLTLPIFLIEMGGHLVPAFHHWWMATVPAQPWRMVQFLLTLVVLAGPGRLFFAKGIPSLLRGGPDMNALVAMGSGAAFLYSTVVTFVPSVVPTGARNVYFEAAAVIVTLILLGRFMEARAKGRTGDAIRKLAGMRAKTARVERSGEVVEVPIEDIVVGDILHLRPGEKIAVDGKVLSGESHVDEAMISGEPIPVAKSEGSPVIAGTVNGEGTLRFVAEKVGADTMLAQIIRMVEDAQGAKLPIQSLVDKVTMYFVPAVMGLAALTVLVWLIFGPDPALAHALVAGVAVLIIACPCAMGLATPTSIMVGTGRAAELGVLFRKGDALQALQGVSVVAFDKTGTLTEGRPDVTEIEAWGRSEEDLLALVAAAEAQSEHPIARAIERRAGELGLTLPAVDKARAVAGHGLKAEIAGVSVLIGNMRLMRREKLDVGVFDAPLERLAEQGITPVLVAVDGQPAGVIGVSDPVRQASKTAIDALHARGVTVAMVSGDTRKAAEAIAHKLGIDHVEAEVLPKGKAKIVEALKAQGTVAFVGDGINDAPALASADVGVAVGTGTDVAIEAADVVLMGGDPAAVVTALDVSRKTMGNIRQNLFWAFAYNAALIPVAAGVFYPAFGVQLSPMLGAGAMAMSSVFVVSNALRLRRLRSSI; encoded by the coding sequence ATGCACAGCACCCGTTTATCGGTCGAAGGTATGACCTGCGCTTCCTGTGTCGGGCGGGTGGAGCGGGCTTTGCGCAACACCGAGGGGGTGCGTGAAGCCAATGTAAATCTCGCCACCGAGACCGCGGATGTGACGGTCGACGATGCGGTTGCCCTTGGAACTTTGGTCGAGGCTCTGGACAAGGCGGGCTATCCCGCCCGGGAAGAAACCCTTGTGTTCGATGTGCAGGGCATGACCTGCGCCTCTTGTGTCGGTCGGGTGGAGCGGGCTCTGGCCGAGGCCGAAGGTGTCACATCGGCCTCCGTCAATTTGGCCGCGGAAACCGCGCAGGTGCAGTTTCTGAGCGGTCAACAGAATGCGGCGACGCTGGGCAAGCTGATCGCGAAAGCCGGGTATCAAGCGCATGCGCGGGTGGATGATGATGCGCCTGTCGAGAACCGCAAAGCCGATGAGGCCCGCGTTTTGTCCAGACGGCTTTTGTGGGCGGTGCTGCTGACCCTGCCTATTTTCCTGATTGAAATGGGGGGGCATCTGGTGCCTGCTTTCCATCATTGGTGGATGGCAACCGTCCCGGCGCAGCCCTGGCGCATGGTACAGTTTCTGCTGACGCTTGTGGTTCTGGCCGGGCCCGGGCGTTTGTTCTTTGCCAAGGGCATTCCGTCGCTCTTGCGCGGCGGGCCGGACATGAATGCGCTGGTGGCCATGGGATCCGGAGCGGCGTTCCTCTATTCCACTGTGGTGACCTTTGTGCCCTCCGTGGTGCCCACGGGCGCGCGCAATGTCTATTTCGAAGCGGCGGCGGTGATCGTGACGCTGATCCTTCTGGGGCGGTTCATGGAAGCCCGCGCCAAGGGGCGCACCGGTGATGCTATTCGCAAACTGGCGGGCATGCGGGCCAAAACCGCCCGTGTCGAGCGCTCCGGCGAGGTGGTCGAAGTGCCGATCGAAGACATTGTCGTCGGCGACATCCTGCATCTGCGTCCGGGTGAAAAGATCGCGGTGGACGGCAAGGTGCTGTCAGGCGAAAGCCATGTCGATGAGGCGATGATTTCCGGGGAACCGATCCCGGTGGCGAAATCGGAAGGCAGCCCGGTGATTGCCGGCACGGTGAATGGCGAAGGCACGCTGCGTTTTGTGGCCGAAAAGGTCGGTGCGGACACGATGCTGGCGCAGATCATTCGCATGGTGGAAGATGCGCAGGGCGCCAAGCTGCCGATCCAGTCACTGGTCGATAAGGTGACGATGTATTTTGTTCCTGCTGTCATGGGGCTGGCCGCGCTGACCGTTTTGGTCTGGCTGATCTTTGGCCCTGATCCGGCTCTGGCGCATGCGCTTGTGGCGGGTGTGGCGGTGTTGATCATTGCTTGCCCCTGCGCCATGGGGTTGGCCACACCGACCTCCATCATGGTCGGCACGGGGCGCGCGGCGGAATTGGGCGTGCTGTTTCGCAAAGGCGATGCTCTGCAGGCGCTCCAGGGTGTGAGCGTTGTGGCCTTTGACAAGACGGGCACGCTGACCGAAGGCCGCCCGGATGTGACCGAGATCGAGGCTTGGGGGCGCTCTGAGGAAGATCTTCTGGCGCTCGTCGCAGCGGCCGAAGCGCAATCCGAACACCCGATTGCCCGCGCGATCGAACGCCGCGCCGGGGAGCTGGGGCTGACCCTGCCAGCTGTCGACAAGGCGCGTGCTGTGGCGGGCCATGGGCTGAAAGCGGAAATTGCCGGGGTGTCGGTGCTGATCGGAAACATGCGTCTGATGCGTCGCGAAAAGCTGGATGTCGGTGTTTTTGACGCGCCGCTGGAGCGTTTGGCGGAACAGGGCATTACCCCGGTTCTGGTAGCTGTCGATGGTCAGCCTGCCGGGGTGATCGGGGTTTCGGACCCGGTGCGCCAAGCGTCGAAAACCGCGATTGATGCGCTGCATGCGCGTGGGGTGACGGTCGCCATGGTATCGGGGGATACCCGGAAGGCGGCTGAGGCCATCGCCCACAAGCTGGGCATCGACCATGTCGAGGCCGAGGTGCTGCCCAAGGGCAAGGCGAAGATCGTCGAAGCGCTCAAGGCGCAGGGCACGGTCGCCTTCGTCGGGGACGGGATCAACGACGCGCCTGCGCTGGCTTCTGCCGATGTTGGTGTGGCCGTGGGCACCGGCACGGATGTGGCCATCGAAGCGGCGGATGTGGTGCTGATGGGCGGCGATCCGGCGGCTGTGGTGACGGCGCTTGACGTCAGCCGCAAGACCATGGGCAACATCCGTCAGAATCTGTTTTGGGCTTTTGCCTATAATGCGGCCCTGATTCCTGTCGCCGCCGGGGTGTTCTATCCGGCCTTCGGGGTGCAATTGTCTCCGATGCTTGGCGCCGGGGCCATGGCGATGTCTTCAGTTTTTGTGGTTTCTAACGCCCTAAGGTTGCGCCGACTTAGGTCATCTATCTGA